In one Rutidosis leptorrhynchoides isolate AG116_Rl617_1_P2 chromosome 8, CSIRO_AGI_Rlap_v1, whole genome shotgun sequence genomic region, the following are encoded:
- the LOC139864650 gene encoding L-type lectin-domain containing receptor kinase VIII.1-like, with protein MVSVALKKIITTIVLICSLLCWLSYLFLSVYALTFQTPNPKDLKFLGEAHTYNITAITLTSDLLVPNSAAGRVLYNKPVTFRDTGKQNPASFNTSFSFSISTLNPNSIGGGLAFVITRDDEAIGDAGGNLGILPCDVCVEFDTFQDLEFDDVSGNHVGFNINSMISKKAVDLDVIGLSLRSGKVVNSWIDYSGSTKQLDVFISYGEIKPTKPVLSVTVDLYQYLENNMFVGFSGSTEGSTEIHRIISWNFTSFFDQTQLLGPVWSPPRRSMAPTKSIAIVSGSYSPTGLIAAPTGPTQTKCHGMMCSLVVKAVIGVAVTISVALVAYWQNGSIKIVFNNFCCSVNQFYNRI; from the coding sequence ATGGTATCGGTtgctttaaaaaaaattattactaCAATCGTTTTGATATGTAGTCTATTATGTTGGCTTTCTTACCTTTTCCTTTCCGTATATGCACTCACATTTCAAACACCTAACCCAAAAGATTTGAAGTTTTTAGGTGAAGCCCACACCTATAACATCACCGCCATTACGTTAACGAGTGATCTCCTTGTCCCGAATTCGGCTGCGGGTCGAGTTCTTTACAACAAACCCGTCACCTTTCGAGACACCGGGAAACAAAACCCAGCCAGTTTTAATActtcattttcattttcgatatccACACTCAACCCGAATTCAATTGGTGGTGGTTTGGCTTTTGTTATAACACGTGATGATGAAGCAATTGGTGATGCAGGTGGAAATTTGGGTATTTTACCATGTGACGTCTGTGTTGAATTCgatacgttccaagatctcgaattcGATGACGTCAGTGGAAATCATGTTGGTTTTAATATCAATTCAATGATTTCAAAGAAGGCTGTGGATTTAGATGTGATTGGACTAAGTTTACGAAGTGGTAAGGTGGTGAATTCCTGGATAGATTATTCGGGCTCAACCAAGCAATTGGACGTGTTTATTTCGTACGGTGAAATAAAACCCACAAAACCAGTTTTATCTGTCACAGTAGATTTATATCAGTACTTGGAGAATAACATGTTTGTTGGGTTTTCTGGATCAACTGAAGGAAGCACGGAGATACACAGGATCATTTCTTGGAATTTCACTTCATTTTTTGATCAAACACAATTACTTGGTCCAGTGTGGTCCCCACCACGGCGGTCCATGGCTCCAACCAAATCGATTGCAATCGTATCAGGTTCATATAGTCCAACTGGACTAATTGCAGCTCCAACAGGACCAACACAGACCAAATGCCATGGCATGATGTGTAGCCTAGTTGTAAAGGCCGTAATTGGTGTTGCGGTCACCATCTCTGTAGCACTAGTTGCATACTGGCAAAATGGTTCCATCAAAATCGTTTTCAACAACTTTTGCTGCTCGGTCAACCAATTTTATAATCGTATTTAG